A genomic segment from uncultured Alistipes sp. encodes:
- a CDS encoding GDSL-type esterase/lipase family protein: MRCDAIVVCLGTNDTKVVFADRQHEVTDNFTRLLETISRSGWVRRTSPRCIFVTPPPMNDAQAGPKYTGGNERLGRLIPELTAIARRYGWEVIDIYHPFQPFFKEYAPDGVHMTADGQRIVAQKILDRLTEGHPEKSGS; encoded by the coding sequence ATGCGATGCGATGCGATCGTCGTATGCCTGGGCACGAACGATACGAAAGTCGTCTTCGCCGATCGGCAGCACGAAGTTACGGACAACTTCACGCGCCTGCTCGAAACCATCTCCCGCTCGGGATGGGTGCGCCGCACCAGCCCCCGCTGTATCTTCGTCACGCCGCCGCCCATGAACGATGCCCAGGCCGGGCCAAAATATACCGGAGGCAACGAACGCCTCGGACGGCTGATTCCCGAACTGACCGCCATTGCCCGCCGATACGGATGGGAGGTCATCGACATCTACCATCCGTTTCAGCCCTTTTTCAAGGAGTATGCGCCCGACGGCGTGCACATGACGGCCGACGGGCAGCGCATCGTGGCGCAGAAGATTCTCGACCGGCTCACCGAAGGGCATCCGGAAAAATCCGGATCGTAA
- a CDS encoding ATP-binding protein, giving the protein MKPNNPFLITGYHSPEFFCDRETETSTILDALHNGRNVTLIAPRRMGKTGLIRHAFYRLKEQEPDIVTLYMDIYSTQSMGDFVRLFANTVLGKLDTAPQKALSRIGQFIRSCRPVFTIDELTGVPKVTIDVAPQEEERTLKEIFDYLGSSEKRCYIAIDEFQQIAEYPEKGIEALLRSYIQFLPNVNFIFAGSKQHLMQEMFTSSKRPFYQSTQLLTIGPIDRESYACFAAVHFAEHGVQLPHEVFDAIYDKFDGHTWYIQCLLNRLYGYNRNVDTRLVAYATEQIVSEQSYSYADLLKAYSAGHVRLLKAIAREGCVKEVLAGDFISRHRLRAASSVSASLKKLLDHELVYQTPCGYIIYDRFMSEWLRQQPF; this is encoded by the coding sequence ATGAAACCGAACAATCCTTTCTTGATAACGGGCTACCACAGCCCTGAATTTTTTTGCGACCGTGAGACGGAAACATCTACGATTCTTGATGCGCTCCACAATGGGCGTAATGTAACGCTGATTGCTCCCCGTCGTATGGGCAAGACCGGTCTGATCCGTCATGCCTTTTATCGTCTGAAAGAGCAGGAACCCGATATTGTCACGCTCTATATGGATATCTACTCTACGCAGTCAATGGGTGATTTCGTGCGGTTGTTTGCCAATACGGTGTTGGGGAAACTGGATACTGCACCCCAGAAAGCATTAAGCCGCATTGGACAGTTTATTCGCAGTTGTCGTCCGGTATTCACCATTGACGAACTGACCGGAGTCCCCAAAGTGACGATTGACGTGGCACCCCAAGAGGAGGAGCGTACACTGAAAGAGATATTCGATTATCTGGGATCCTCGGAGAAACGGTGTTATATTGCCATCGACGAGTTTCAGCAGATTGCCGAATACCCGGAGAAAGGGATAGAAGCTCTGTTGCGCTCCTATATCCAGTTCCTGCCTAATGTAAACTTTATCTTTGCGGGCAGCAAGCAACATTTGATGCAGGAGATGTTTACGTCGTCGAAAAGACCGTTCTATCAGAGTACGCAACTGCTGACCATCGGCCCCATTGATCGTGAGTCGTATGCCTGTTTCGCTGCTGTGCACTTTGCTGAACATGGCGTGCAGCTTCCCCATGAGGTTTTCGATGCAATTTACGATAAATTTGATGGACATACCTGGTATATCCAGTGCCTTCTCAATCGCTTGTACGGCTATAATCGGAATGTGGATACGAGGTTGGTGGCGTATGCTACGGAACAGATCGTTTCCGAACAGAGCTATTCGTATGCGGATTTGCTGAAGGCCTATTCGGCCGGTCATGTGCGCCTGTTGAAAGCTATCGCCCGCGAAGGGTGCGTCAAGGAGGTGTTGGCGGGAGATTTTATCAGCCGACATCGGCTTCGTGCGGCGAGCAGCGTAAGTGCTTCATTGAAGAAGCTGCTCGATCATGAACTGGTTTATCAGACACCTTGCGGGTATATTATTTACGACCGCTTTATGAGCGAGTGGTTGCGGCAGCAGCCGTTCTAA